The following proteins are encoded in a genomic region of Cryptomeria japonica chromosome 11, Sugi_1.0, whole genome shotgun sequence:
- the LOC131066053 gene encoding uncharacterized protein LOC131066053, whose amino-acid sequence MVQYAQMINTREAISELGLEEEVHGQPSDSGIHFLEYESNSNRGGDILVTLGDPSCASLTRGQHQSKNISTAIFPETVAKASNNIMPSAVAKALALSLTKTFGKCYSMDSKQIPLLGQIKDVQVALAKGTPEDVVDLTAGLWEMEFDGSYASAGSSAGVVLISPQGEKIPFLFKLEFKSTNNTAEYEALLLGIEQARKRGIKLLSAKGDSELIVK is encoded by the exons ATGGTACAATATGCACAAATGATAAATACAAGAGAGGCCATAAGTGAACTTGGTTTGGAAGAAGAAGTCCATGGGCAACCTAGCgactctggaatacacttcctGGAGTATGAATCAAATTCAAAcagaggaggtgatatattggtgacCCTTGGAGACCCTTCTTGTGCCAGCCTCACTAGAGGCCAGCATCAATCCAAAAATATAAGTACCGCAATCTTTCCCGAGACTGTAGCTAAAG CCTCCAATAATATTATGCCTTCTGCAGTTGCTAAAGCATTAGCCCTTTCACTCACTAAAACATTTGGTAAAtgttattcaatggactcaaaGCAAATTCCTTTACTAGGTCAAATCAAAGATGTGCAGGTTGCTCTGGCG AAAGGTACACCAGAAGATGTAGTGGATCTTACTGCAGGCTTGTGGGAAATGGAATTTGATGGTAGCTATGCATCAGCTGGATCTAGTGCTGGAGTGGTTCTCATTTCCCCACAAGGTGAAAAGATTCCTTTTTTATTCAAATTAGAATTTAAGAGCACTAATAACaccgcagaatatgaggcattgttgtTAGGAATAGAGCAAGCTAGAAAAAGGGGAATCAAATTGTTGAGTGCCAAAGGCGATTCAGAATTGATTGTTAAATAG